One Deinococcus radiopugnans ATCC 19172 DNA segment encodes these proteins:
- the nuoI gene encoding NADH-quinone oxidoreductase subunit NuoI, protein MGVLDIAKGMGLTLGKLFQKPVTVSYPEERATLQPRFRGRHILTRHPGTGLEKCIGCSLCAAACPAYAIYVEAAENDPASPHSPGERYAKVYEINMLRCIFCGMCEEACPTGAVVMGNEFEMADYRYGDFVYAKEDMLVGVTGSLPQRREAARSGKPVRLGFQLDGPPRAELEGVEYK, encoded by the coding sequence ATGGGCGTTCTTGACATTGCCAAGGGCATGGGCCTGACACTGGGCAAGCTGTTCCAGAAGCCCGTGACCGTCAGTTACCCGGAAGAGCGGGCCACCCTGCAGCCGCGCTTCCGGGGGCGGCACATCCTGACCCGGCACCCCGGCACCGGCCTGGAAAAGTGCATCGGCTGCTCGCTGTGCGCCGCCGCCTGTCCGGCCTACGCCATCTACGTGGAGGCCGCCGAGAACGATCCGGCGTCCCCCCACAGCCCCGGCGAGCGCTACGCCAAGGTCTACGAGATCAACATGCTGCGCTGCATCTTCTGCGGCATGTGCGAGGAAGCCTGCCCCACGGGGGCGGTGGTGATGGGCAACGAGTTCGAGATGGCCGACTACCGCTACGGCGATTTCGTGTACGCCAAGGAAGACATGCTGGTGGGTGTGACCGGCTCACTGCCCCAGCGCCGCGAGGCCGCCAGGAGCGGCAAGCCGGTGCGCCTGGGCTTCCAGCTCGACGGCCCGCCGAGGGCGGAACTGGAGGGGGTGGAGTACAAGTGA
- the nuoL gene encoding NADH-quinone oxidoreductase subunit L yields MLPLLYLLPLLPLIGFALLMVFPRLFPGKTGGWLATGLIGAAFIVAVLRYLGQGDVPAQETLWTWLPNMALNANLSVGFYLDQLSALMALIITGIGFLIHLYSISYMGHDPKFTRFFAFLNFFVAMMLILVLADSYPLMFVGWEGVGMASYLLIGFWFSGRGSESSDKDLRAAGEREGVNNSNAARKAFIMNRIGDLGFMLGMFLLYKLYGTLSIPELATRVEGVSVATAGVELACLFLLVGAIGKSGQLPLTTWLPDAMAGPTPVSALIHAATMVTAGVYLITRSHFLYELAPNASLWVAWVGGLTALYGALAALNQHDIKKILAFSTVSQLGYMFLAVGVGAYSAGVFHLLSHAFFKALLFLAAGAVIHALHDEQDVRRMGGLRKFMPFTHLVSIAGVLAISGIPIWSGFFSKDAILAAAFETQPVLYAIGLLVALLTAFYMGRWYFLVWRGEYRGAAATGVTHPHEADTITKIPLGILAAGATLIGFLNIPTFLGGGHAFDAYLGRAIPQEAHEIAASTEWLLTVIAVLVGVAGLGWAYLQHRKNNLANGPLGQFSASALYLDNVYDGVVAAPSRAIAGALDTVDRGTDGLIGSISRNAAAPGGLFTLWQSGFVRAYAVSMLLGTAGIIGYWALKMIGSGA; encoded by the coding sequence ATGTTGCCCCTTCTGTATCTGCTGCCCCTGCTGCCCCTCATCGGCTTCGCCCTGCTGATGGTCTTTCCGCGCCTGTTTCCCGGCAAAACCGGCGGCTGGCTGGCGACGGGCCTGATCGGCGCGGCCTTCATCGTCGCCGTGCTGCGCTACCTGGGTCAGGGTGACGTGCCCGCGCAGGAAACGCTGTGGACGTGGCTGCCCAACATGGCGCTGAACGCCAACCTAAGCGTCGGCTTCTACCTCGATCAACTGAGCGCCCTGATGGCCCTGATCATCACCGGCATCGGCTTCCTGATCCACCTGTATTCCATCAGCTACATGGGGCATGACCCCAAATTCACGCGCTTCTTTGCCTTCCTGAATTTCTTCGTCGCCATGATGCTGATTCTGGTGCTGGCCGACTCCTACCCGCTGATGTTCGTCGGCTGGGAGGGGGTGGGCATGGCGTCCTACCTGCTGATCGGCTTCTGGTTCAGCGGGCGCGGCAGCGAGTCGTCCGATAAAGACCTGCGCGCGGCGGGCGAGCGCGAGGGCGTCAACAACTCCAACGCCGCCCGCAAGGCGTTCATCATGAACCGCATCGGCGATCTGGGCTTCATGCTGGGCATGTTCCTGCTGTACAAGCTGTACGGCACCCTGAGCATTCCCGAACTCGCCACGCGGGTGGAAGGCGTGAGCGTCGCCACCGCCGGGGTGGAACTGGCCTGCCTGTTCCTGCTGGTGGGCGCGATTGGCAAGAGCGGTCAGTTGCCGCTGACCACCTGGCTGCCCGACGCGATGGCCGGCCCGACGCCCGTTTCCGCCCTGATCCACGCCGCCACGATGGTCACGGCGGGCGTGTACCTGATCACCCGCAGCCACTTCCTGTACGAACTGGCCCCCAACGCCTCGCTGTGGGTGGCCTGGGTGGGCGGCCTGACTGCGCTGTACGGCGCGCTGGCGGCCCTGAATCAGCACGACATCAAGAAGATTCTGGCGTTCTCCACCGTCTCGCAGCTGGGGTACATGTTCCTGGCGGTGGGCGTGGGGGCGTACTCGGCGGGCGTGTTCCACCTGCTGAGCCACGCGTTTTTTAAGGCGCTGCTGTTCCTGGCGGCGGGCGCGGTGATTCACGCCCTGCACGACGAACAGGACGTGCGGCGCATGGGCGGCCTGCGGAAATTCATGCCGTTCACGCATCTGGTGTCCATCGCGGGCGTGCTGGCGATCAGCGGCATTCCCATCTGGAGCGGCTTCTTCTCCAAGGACGCGATTCTGGCCGCCGCCTTCGAGACGCAGCCGGTGCTGTACGCCATCGGCCTGCTGGTGGCGCTGCTCACCGCCTTCTACATGGGCCGCTGGTACTTCCTGGTGTGGCGTGGCGAGTACCGTGGGGCTGCCGCCACCGGCGTCACGCACCCGCACGAGGCCGACACCATCACCAAGATTCCGCTGGGCATTCTGGCGGCGGGCGCAACTTTAATCGGTTTCCTGAACATCCCCACCTTCCTGGGCGGCGGGCACGCCTTCGACGCCTACCTGGGCCGCGCCATTCCGCAGGAGGCGCACGAAATCGCGGCCTCCACCGAATGGCTGCTGACCGTGATCGCCGTGCTGGTGGGCGTGGCCGGGCTGGGCTGGGCCTACCTTCAGCACCGCAAGAACAATCTGGCGAATGGCCCGCTGGGACAGTTCAGCGCCAGCGCCCTGTATCTGGACAACGTGTACGACGGTGTGGTGGCCGCGCCCAGCCGGGCGATTGCCGGGGCACTGGACACGGTTGACCGGGGCACCGACGGCCTGATCGGCAGCATTTCCCGCAATGCGGCGGCTCCCGGCGGGCTGTTCACGCTGTGGCAGAGCGGTTTCGTGCGGGCCTACGCGGTCAGCATGCTGCTGGGCACCGCTGGCATCATCGGCTACTGGGCGCTGAAGATGATCGGGAGCGGGGCGTGA
- a CDS encoding NADH-quinone oxidoreductase subunit M, with product MFDPQWLPTIMIFLPLLGSLLVFVTPNRWRDEVAGFMAAVTLGIGLMIWYAGGSGLLSLNWIPALGITYSVELSGVSLALAMVTAFMSFIAVLYAARRIPNPGTMLALILAMETGLLGIFAARDLILFYVFFEDALLPSLLMLAIYGKAHRMRALVKFAAYTLFGSLLMLVSIIGVRYLGGSPTFALVDLKQNLVTGPAQTWLYLGFLTAMAVKLPLWPLHAWLPDFHEQNHDSGIPDVMGTLYKVGGYGLFTFAIPLFPDASLELRPILMGLAAFTALYSAWIAFGQKDWKRLLAYAGLSHMGFVALGVFSLNETAVIGAMYLLAFQNLYTGALFLSVGMVQERIGSLDTRVGGLMTGAGALGGLTIALWFASIAVPGFAGFIGEFSVLLGAYQVSPWLAFMAGITTIAAAAYALTAFQTTFWQARPLGSVAVRDLVHTEWLILGLPLVVAIFFGVYSAPALNLMQPAVKSVLAALGGN from the coding sequence ATGTTTGATCCCCAATGGCTTCCCACCATCATGATCTTTCTGCCGCTGCTGGGCAGTCTGCTGGTCTTCGTGACCCCCAACCGCTGGCGCGACGAGGTGGCCGGGTTCATGGCCGCCGTGACGCTGGGCATCGGATTGATGATCTGGTACGCGGGCGGCTCCGGGCTGCTGAGCCTGAACTGGATTCCGGCGCTGGGCATCACCTACAGCGTGGAGTTGTCTGGCGTCAGTCTGGCGCTGGCGATGGTGACGGCGTTCATGTCGTTCATTGCCGTCCTGTACGCGGCGCGGCGCATTCCCAACCCCGGCACCATGCTGGCGCTGATCCTGGCGATGGAAACCGGGCTGCTGGGCATCTTCGCGGCGCGTGACCTGATCCTGTTCTACGTCTTCTTCGAGGACGCGCTGCTGCCCTCGCTGCTGATGCTGGCGATCTACGGCAAGGCGCACCGGATGCGGGCGCTGGTCAAGTTCGCGGCCTACACGCTGTTCGGCAGCCTGCTGATGCTGGTCTCGATCATCGGCGTGCGTTACCTGGGCGGCAGCCCGACGTTCGCCCTGGTGGATCTGAAACAGAATCTGGTCACCGGCCCGGCGCAGACGTGGCTGTACCTGGGCTTCCTGACCGCGATGGCCGTCAAGCTGCCGCTGTGGCCGCTGCACGCGTGGCTGCCCGATTTTCACGAGCAGAACCACGACAGCGGCATCCCCGACGTGATGGGCACGCTGTACAAGGTGGGCGGCTACGGGCTGTTCACCTTCGCCATCCCGCTGTTTCCCGACGCCTCGCTGGAACTGCGCCCGATCCTGATGGGTCTGGCCGCCTTCACCGCGCTGTATTCCGCGTGGATCGCCTTCGGGCAGAAGGACTGGAAACGCCTGCTGGCCTACGCGGGCCTCTCGCACATGGGCTTCGTGGCGCTGGGCGTGTTCTCGCTGAACGAAACGGCAGTCATCGGCGCGATGTACCTGCTGGCCTTCCAGAACCTGTACACCGGGGCGCTGTTTCTCAGTGTGGGCATGGTGCAGGAGCGCATCGGCAGCCTGGACACCCGCGTGGGCGGCCTGATGACCGGGGCCGGGGCGCTGGGCGGCCTGACCATAGCGCTGTGGTTCGCTTCCATCGCCGTGCCGGGCTTTGCCGGGTTCATCGGCGAGTTCTCGGTGCTGCTGGGCGCGTATCAGGTGTCGCCGTGGCTGGCCTTCATGGCCGGCATCACCACCATTGCCGCCGCCGCCTACGCCCTGACCGCGTTTCAGACCACCTTCTGGCAGGCGCGTCCGCTGGGCAGCGTGGCGGTGCGTGACCTCGTGCACACCGAGTGGCTGATCCTGGGACTGCCGCTGGTCGTCGCCATCTTCTTCGGGGTGTACAGCGCCCCGGCCCTGAACCTGATGCAACCCGCCGTGAAATCCGTTCTCGCTGCCCTGGGAGGCAACTGA
- the nuoK gene encoding NADH-quinone oxidoreductase subunit NuoK — translation MVPTGYYIALSGILFALGMIGVLTRRTAIMVFLSVELMLNAANIALVAFARSWGDLTGQTAVFIVMTLAAAEVAIGLAIIVAIFRKRETTNVDDLAAMKG, via the coding sequence ATGGTGCCCACCGGTTATTACATCGCCCTGTCGGGCATTCTTTTTGCCCTGGGCATGATCGGCGTGCTGACCCGCCGCACCGCCATCATGGTCTTCCTGAGCGTCGAACTGATGCTGAACGCCGCCAACATTGCGCTGGTGGCTTTTGCCCGTTCGTGGGGTGACCTGACTGGGCAAACGGCCGTGTTTATCGTGATGACCCTGGCCGCCGCCGAGGTGGCGATTGGTCTGGCCATCATCGTCGCCATCTTCCGCAAGCGCGAGACCACCAACGTGGACGATCTCGCGGCGATGAAAGGCTGA
- the nuoE gene encoding NADH-quinone oxidoreductase subunit NuoE has translation MSYFADKQPLVADIFSRYPDSPQGRRSALMPLLREVQDAEGFVNGSRMDEIAALCGTTATEVRSVMSFYSTYHTLPTGRYHLQVCSTVMCSLAGSDELWDHLVAELDVQSGEVSADGRFSVQKVECLGSCGTAPLMQINDDGYYENVTPGKCARILASLRADLQPLPDNPVPVTVNAEGRQVLASGEAVGASVTGLSQLPAISGGEA, from the coding sequence TTGAGTTACTTCGCCGATAAACAACCCCTGGTGGCCGATATCTTTAGCCGCTATCCCGATTCCCCGCAGGGCCGCCGCTCGGCGCTGATGCCGCTGCTGCGCGAGGTTCAGGACGCCGAGGGCTTCGTGAACGGTTCGCGCATGGACGAGATCGCCGCCCTGTGCGGCACCACCGCCACCGAGGTCCGCAGCGTCATGAGCTTCTATTCCACGTACCACACGCTGCCCACCGGCAGGTACCACCTCCAGGTGTGCAGCACGGTGATGTGTTCGCTGGCCGGTTCGGACGAGCTGTGGGATCACCTGGTGGCCGAGCTGGACGTGCAGTCCGGCGAGGTCAGCGCGGACGGGCGCTTCAGCGTGCAGAAGGTGGAGTGCCTGGGCTCGTGCGGCACCGCCCCGCTGATGCAGATCAACGACGACGGCTACTACGAGAACGTGACGCCGGGCAAGTGCGCCCGCATCCTGGCCTCCCTGCGCGCCGATCTTCAGCCGCTGCCCGACAACCCGGTGCCCGTGACCGTCAACGCCGAGGGCCGTCAGGTGCTGGCGAGCGGCGAGGCGGTGGGGGCCAGCGTGACGGGGCTGAGCCAGTTGCCGGCCATCTCTGGAGGTGAAGCATGA
- the nuoG gene encoding NADH-quinone oxidoreductase subunit NuoG translates to MKVNVDGVELELPAGTSAIDAVFEAGGDVPYFCAHKYLSPVGACRMCLVESGSPRKEKDGSFVMDDATGQPKIFWFPKPMASCTMQATDGMHIKTARSSEVVAKAQAGMMEFTLLNHPLDCPTCDKGGACELQDRAFEYGYGASRFGFDRRHADKHYPLSDFVILDQERCIHCKRCVRYFEEVPGQEVLDFIERGGHTFIDTEEGGLPTGFQGNITDICPVGALLDNVARFRGRNWEYDHTPTTCTLCPVGCSITVDARNGRLERIVARENREVNEAWICDAGRFGHAFASERRLTVPLVRVNGELQETSWDGAIAAIRAGMAGRNAADLALYLNADSTLEEGVALEALADAMGTRHVDHWPRYEVALDAMPNGAATLSDVATADAVVVVGADLGEEAPILELRILEMLRGGLLPPEYTHGTAIADLRLVERPARDPQKLAVVGKESRLWGHAGIRASSNGHNALERLSQPDTAELQAALKLLTDSEKAIIVLGADVLNGASGSFAAQLSDLATRTGAKVMAIPAGANSKGLAALNLVPREGGLPYARVAEAPAAFISRLDPGVRARGLTIVHDSHLTATARLADVVLPAVTGYEKRGTTVNLEGRLLELEQAALSAGEAADLIRTLSAVSEALGLRAPVRGLKGARDLAAQRLGIKLGGLPERGVIHPLRTAHVAPTEQVYTPQLWTERMQPSIQTLIPANLQPLPMLGAAPVGGDD, encoded by the coding sequence ATGAAAGTCAACGTAGACGGCGTAGAACTCGAACTCCCCGCCGGAACGTCCGCCATCGACGCGGTGTTCGAGGCGGGGGGGGACGTGCCGTATTTCTGTGCCCACAAGTACCTCTCGCCGGTGGGCGCGTGCCGCATGTGCCTGGTGGAAAGCGGCTCGCCGCGCAAGGAAAAGGACGGCTCGTTCGTGATGGACGACGCCACCGGTCAGCCCAAGATCTTCTGGTTCCCCAAGCCGATGGCGTCGTGCACCATGCAGGCCACCGACGGCATGCACATCAAGACCGCCCGCAGCAGCGAGGTCGTCGCCAAGGCGCAGGCCGGGATGATGGAGTTCACCCTCCTGAACCACCCGCTGGACTGCCCCACCTGCGACAAGGGCGGCGCCTGCGAATTGCAGGATCGCGCCTTCGAGTACGGCTACGGGGCCAGCCGCTTCGGCTTTGACCGCCGCCACGCCGACAAGCACTACCCACTCTCGGACTTCGTGATTCTCGATCAGGAACGCTGCATTCACTGCAAGCGCTGCGTGCGCTACTTCGAGGAAGTGCCGGGTCAGGAAGTGCTGGACTTCATCGAGCGCGGCGGCCACACCTTCATCGACACCGAGGAGGGCGGCCTGCCCACCGGCTTTCAGGGCAACATCACGGACATCTGCCCGGTGGGGGCGCTGCTGGACAACGTGGCGCGTTTCCGGGGCCGCAACTGGGAGTATGACCACACGCCCACCACCTGCACCCTGTGCCCGGTGGGCTGCTCGATCACGGTGGACGCCCGCAACGGCCGGCTGGAGCGCATCGTGGCCCGCGAGAACCGCGAGGTGAATGAGGCGTGGATCTGCGACGCGGGCCGCTTCGGTCACGCCTTCGCCTCCGAGCGGCGGCTGACCGTGCCGCTGGTTCGCGTGAATGGCGAGTTGCAGGAGACGAGCTGGGACGGGGCGATTGCCGCCATCCGGGCCGGTATGGCCGGGCGCAACGCCGCCGATCTGGCCCTGTACCTGAACGCCGACAGCACGCTGGAAGAGGGCGTGGCCCTGGAAGCCCTGGCCGACGCGATGGGCACCCGGCACGTCGATCACTGGCCGCGCTACGAGGTGGCGCTGGATGCCATGCCAAACGGCGCGGCGACTTTAAGCGACGTGGCGACTGCCGACGCCGTGGTGGTGGTGGGCGCCGATCTGGGCGAGGAAGCCCCGATTCTGGAACTCCGCATCCTGGAAATGCTGCGCGGCGGCCTCCTCCCGCCCGAGTACACGCACGGCACGGCCATCGCTGACCTGCGGCTGGTGGAGCGCCCGGCGCGTGATCCGCAGAAGCTGGCTGTTGTCGGCAAGGAGTCGAGGCTGTGGGGGCACGCGGGCATCCGCGCGTCCTCCAACGGGCATAACGCCCTGGAGAGGCTGAGCCAGCCGGACACCGCCGAACTGCAGGCGGCGCTGAAACTGCTGACCGACAGCGAGAAAGCGATCATCGTGCTGGGGGCGGACGTGCTGAACGGCGCTTCCGGCTCGTTCGCGGCGCAGCTGAGCGATCTGGCGACGCGCACGGGGGCGAAGGTCATGGCGATTCCCGCGGGGGCCAACAGCAAGGGCCTGGCCGCGCTGAATCTGGTGCCGCGTGAAGGTGGCCTACCGTATGCCCGCGTGGCCGAGGCGCCCGCCGCCTTCATCAGCCGCCTTGATCCGGGCGTGCGGGCACGGGGCCTGACCATCGTCCACGACTCGCACCTGACCGCCACGGCGCGGCTGGCCGACGTGGTGCTGCCCGCCGTGACGGGCTACGAGAAGCGCGGCACCACCGTCAACCTCGAAGGCCGCCTGCTGGAGCTGGAACAGGCTGCCCTGAGCGCGGGCGAGGCCGCTGACCTGATCCGCACGCTGTCCGCCGTTTCTGAAGCGCTGGGCCTGCGCGCCCCGGTGCGCGGCCTGAAGGGAGCGCGGGACCTGGCGGCGCAGCGGCTGGGGATCAAGCTGGGCGGCCTGCCGGAGCGCGGCGTCATCCACCCCCTCCGCACGGCCCACGTCGCCCCCACCGAGCAGGTCTATACCCCACAGCTGTGGACGGAGCGCATGCAGCCCTCCATCCAGACCCTGATTCCCGCCAACCTCCAGCCGCTGCCGATGCTGGGCGCGGCCCCCGTGGGAGGGGATGACTGA
- a CDS encoding NADH-quinone oxidoreductase subunit J has protein sequence MMTAFILLGALTLVGGIITISAKNAVHAALGLVGTLISVAGLFATLNASFLAATQVIVYAGAIMVLFLFVIMLLNANAPITGRDPIPFVRELAGLGGVVLAGSFTVLAFSYKDPRPVAEATAALGGGSASVVGETLLTRFLLPFEAVSILLLVAIVGAVSLVNRPAPQPDNVPDSEAEPLAPQVGSASRGGGQPVLQHQGLQHRNDEGEVRA, from the coding sequence ATGATGACCGCCTTCATCCTCCTCGGCGCACTGACCCTGGTCGGCGGCATCATCACCATCTCGGCCAAGAACGCGGTGCATGCGGCGCTGGGCCTGGTGGGCACGCTGATCAGCGTGGCCGGGCTGTTCGCCACCCTGAACGCCTCGTTCCTGGCGGCCACCCAGGTGATCGTGTACGCCGGGGCGATCATGGTGCTGTTTCTGTTCGTGATCATGCTGCTCAACGCCAACGCGCCGATCACCGGGCGCGATCCGATTCCCTTCGTGCGTGAACTGGCCGGGCTGGGCGGCGTGGTGCTGGCCGGCTCGTTCACGGTGCTGGCCTTCTCGTACAAGGATCCGCGTCCGGTGGCCGAGGCCACGGCGGCGCTGGGCGGCGGCTCGGCGTCGGTGGTGGGGGAGACCCTGCTGACCCGCTTCCTGCTGCCGTTCGAGGCGGTCAGCATCCTGCTGCTCGTCGCCATCGTGGGCGCAGTGTCGCTGGTCAACCGGCCCGCGCCGCAGCCGGACAACGTGCCGGACAGCGAGGCCGAACCGCTGGCCCCGCAGGTGGGTTCGGCCTCCAGGGGCGGCGGTCAACCCGTGCTTCAGCATCAGGGTCTTCAGCACCGAAACGACGAAGGGGAGGTGCGCGCGTAA
- the nuoF gene encoding NADH-quinone oxidoreductase subunit NuoF — MTAVAPNPPKPITSGKDPRFAPTLYAHVGQPDSWTLAYYRRNGGYEAVKRAFGMGADAVIDEVKKSGLRGRGGAGFATGLKWSFMPLNDGKPHYIICNADESEPGSFKDRYLLSEDPHQLIEGMLIGGYAMRASVGYIYIRGEYVHAAERIQAAIEEAREAGLLGKNVLNSGFDFQLYLHRGAGAYICGEETALMNSLEGLRANPRLKPPFPAAAGLYGLPTTINNVETFCAATQILKYGAEWHAEMGTEKSKGMKLFQVSGPVARPGVYELPLGTTFRELIYDWAGGPLEEMKAIIPGGSSCPMLRWDDRVLDTPMDYESVAAAGSMLGTGGVTVIPKADCIVNATWNMVRFYGHESCGKCTPCREGISSWMTRMYEKLVRGHGQPGDVQLILDMSENIGGRSFCALADACLGPVLSSIALFREEYDSLAQFQTPTYPPRNRWKDA, encoded by the coding sequence ATGACCGCCGTGGCCCCCAACCCACCCAAGCCGATTACCAGCGGCAAAGACCCGCGTTTCGCCCCCACCCTCTACGCCCACGTCGGGCAGCCGGACAGCTGGACGCTGGCGTACTACCGGCGCAACGGCGGCTATGAGGCGGTCAAACGTGCGTTTGGCATGGGCGCGGACGCCGTGATCGACGAGGTCAAGAAGTCCGGCCTGCGCGGACGCGGCGGCGCGGGCTTCGCCACGGGCCTGAAGTGGTCGTTCATGCCGCTGAACGACGGCAAGCCGCACTACATCATCTGCAACGCCGACGAGTCCGAGCCGGGCAGCTTCAAAGACCGGTACCTGCTCTCGGAAGACCCGCACCAGCTGATCGAGGGCATGCTCATCGGCGGGTACGCCATGCGCGCCAGCGTGGGCTACATCTACATCCGGGGCGAATACGTCCACGCCGCCGAACGCATTCAGGCGGCCATCGAGGAGGCCAGGGAAGCCGGACTGCTGGGCAAGAACGTCCTGAACAGCGGCTTCGACTTCCAGCTGTACCTGCACCGGGGCGCGGGCGCGTACATCTGCGGCGAGGAAACCGCGCTGATGAACAGCCTGGAAGGGCTGCGGGCCAATCCAAGGCTCAAGCCGCCGTTTCCCGCCGCCGCCGGGTTGTACGGGCTGCCCACCACCATCAACAATGTGGAGACCTTCTGTGCCGCCACCCAGATCCTGAAGTACGGCGCGGAGTGGCACGCCGAGATGGGCACCGAGAAGAGCAAGGGCATGAAGCTGTTTCAGGTGTCCGGCCCGGTGGCGCGGCCCGGCGTCTACGAGCTGCCGCTGGGCACCACCTTTCGCGAGCTGATCTACGACTGGGCCGGCGGCCCGCTGGAGGAGATGAAGGCCATCATCCCCGGCGGTTCCAGCTGCCCGATGCTGCGCTGGGACGATCGTGTGCTGGACACCCCGATGGACTACGAGAGCGTGGCCGCCGCCGGCTCCATGCTGGGCACCGGGGGCGTGACCGTGATTCCGAAGGCCGATTGCATCGTCAACGCCACCTGGAACATGGTGCGTTTCTACGGGCACGAGTCCTGCGGCAAATGCACGCCGTGCCGCGAGGGCATTTCCAGCTGGATGACCCGCATGTACGAGAAGCTGGTGCGCGGCCACGGCCAGCCCGGCGACGTGCAGCTGATTCTGGACATGTCCGAGAACATCGGGGGCCGCAGCTTCTGCGCCCTGGCCGACGCCTGCCTGGGGCCGGTGCTGAGCAGCATCGCGCTGTTTCGCGAGGAGTACGACTCGCTGGCGCAGTTTCAGACGCCGACGTATCCGCCCCGCAACCGCTGGAAGGACGCATGA
- the nuoH gene encoding NADH-quinone oxidoreductase subunit NuoH: MPDWLIAALITLLKAVLVALALLTTFAYMTLIERRILARMQIRWGPNRVGPLGLLQPLADAIKSIFKEDLQVTMADKLVYTLAPIIAIGMALTAFGGIPAGPAGSLFGENPWVYNLDAGLLALLALTSMGVYGIFLGGWASGSKYPILGGLRSSAQMISYELGMGLSILGTLMLIGSLNFRVIVEWQALAGWTVLYQVFAFALFLVSSFAEVNRTPFDLPEAEQEIVAGYLTEYTAIKWALFQMAEYVNMITASALMATLFFGGYRGPVFLDGLIPGISGVPIIWLVVKIAFFLFLFIWVRATLPRFRYDQLMRLGWKLILPLALGNTMLVAFYLAFLKPAGLGYWFLGLLSLAALLGLFLMSDRVRGLWSAPAAPKVPEKGARPVGGD; encoded by the coding sequence ATGCCTGACTGGCTGATCGCCGCCCTCATCACCCTGCTCAAGGCCGTGCTGGTGGCGCTGGCGCTGCTGACCACCTTCGCGTACATGACCCTCATCGAGCGCCGCATCCTGGCCCGCATGCAGATTCGCTGGGGGCCGAACCGCGTCGGGCCTTTGGGGCTGCTGCAACCCCTGGCCGACGCCATCAAGAGCATCTTCAAGGAAGACCTGCAGGTCACCATGGCCGACAAGCTGGTCTATACCCTCGCGCCGATCATCGCCATCGGCATGGCGCTGACCGCCTTCGGGGGCATTCCGGCTGGCCCGGCGGGCAGCCTGTTTGGTGAAAATCCCTGGGTGTATAACCTGGACGCCGGGCTGCTGGCCCTGCTGGCCCTGACCTCAATGGGCGTGTACGGCATCTTCCTGGGCGGCTGGGCCTCGGGCAGCAAGTACCCGATCCTGGGCGGTCTGCGCAGCAGCGCGCAGATGATCAGCTACGAACTGGGCATGGGCCTGAGCATCCTGGGCACGCTGATGCTGATCGGTTCCCTGAACTTCCGCGTGATCGTGGAGTGGCAGGCGCTGGCCGGCTGGACGGTGCTGTATCAGGTCTTCGCCTTCGCGCTGTTCCTGGTCAGCTCGTTTGCCGAAGTCAACCGCACCCCCTTTGACCTGCCCGAAGCCGAGCAGGAGATCGTGGCGGGGTACCTGACCGAGTACACCGCGATCAAGTGGGCGCTGTTCCAGATGGCCGAGTACGTCAACATGATCACCGCCTCCGCGCTGATGGCGACGCTGTTCTTCGGCGGCTACCGGGGGCCGGTGTTCCTCGATGGGCTGATCCCCGGCATCAGCGGCGTGCCGATCATCTGGCTGGTGGTCAAGATTGCCTTCTTCCTGTTCCTGTTCATCTGGGTGCGCGCCACCCTGCCGCGGTTCCGTTATGACCAGCTGATGCGCCTGGGCTGGAAGCTGATCCTGCCGCTGGCCCTGGGCAACACCATGCTGGTGGCGTTTTACCTGGCCTTCCTGAAGCCTGCGGGCCTGGGCTACTGGTTCCTGGGGCTGCTGAGCCTGGCCGCGCTGCTGGGCCTGTTCCTGATGAGTGACCGCGTGCGCGGCCTGTGGAGCGCGCCCGCCGCGCCCAAGGTGCCCGAGAAGGGCGCGCGGCCCGTGGGGGGCGATTGA